The Engystomops pustulosus chromosome 1, aEngPut4.maternal, whole genome shotgun sequence genome has a window encoding:
- the LOC140118276 gene encoding uncharacterized protein — protein sequence MSPPLHCYAPDSSCDLRYGSRSRDCLQNLLYQRIFRSDASGMERDRDKMAESVLHLTLEILYRLTGEDYTLVKKTSSERCPAPVYEEWGGPLHPIPGSPPHPLIHEEMNVQEILELTMKMAELLTGEVPIRCQDVAVYFSMEEWGYVEGHKDLYQDVMMEDPRPLTSPVTSRERRSPERCPRPLLPQDDQLLNEENELNCISVVAIKEETLVSDEEESKEDVPAGICPDVYTRSLEEHVIYYDFKVNEHGDTQDTNGGNPMIPGTPPAALREDLSSDPVLQVSTSHSLQNKTPGRDQGSHTEKMRYQCSVCSKVFNHKLKFHKHQRFHTGRKRFSCSDCSKCFNQKSDLAKHQMRIHTAEKPFSCSECDKCFKKKSEMDRHRRIHTKGKPFSCSECGKCFNHKSKLERHQRTHTGEKPYSCLDCCKCFSDKSALTAHQRIHTGEKLFSCSECDKFFKYKSRLLRHQAHHTGEKPFSCSECSKCFHHKSELTIHQRIHTGEKPFLCLQCNKCFRQKFELDRHQRIHTGEKPFSCQECKKSFTRKEGLVEHQYIHIGAKPFSCSECGKWFTQKSKLVTHQKTHTGEVTYSCLDCGKHFAEKVSLSRHQKIHTGEKTYSCSECGQLFTKKASLGRHQRTHKEEVSETCSECGKYFTAKTSLVRHRRTHTEEKLLT from the exons AATCTTCTGTATCAGAGAATATTCCGGAGCGACGCATCAGGGATGGAGAGAGACCGGGACAAGATGGCGGAGAGCGTCCTAcacctcaccctagagatcctctaccggctcacaggagag gattacacattaGTGAAGAAGACGTCTAGTGAGCGCTGtccggcccctgtgtatgaagaatgggggggacccctgcaccccatcccggggtctccccctcaccccctgatacatgaggagatgaatgtacaggagatcctagaactgaccatgaagatggcggagctgctgactggagag gttcctataaggtgtcaggatgtggctgtctatttctccatggaggagtgggggtatgtagaaggacacaaggatctgtaccaggacgtcatgatggaggacccccggcccctcacatcaccag tcacatccagggagagaagatccccggagagatgtccccgtcctcttctaccacaggatgatCAG CTCCTGAATGAAGAGAATGAGCTAAACTGTATCAGTGTTGTAGCCATAAAAGAAGAGACGCTTGTGAGTGATGAGGAGGAGAGTAAGGAGGACGTCCCTGCAGGTATCTGCCCAG ATGTCTACACCAGGAGCTTAGAGGAACATGTGATTTATTATGATTTTAAAGTAAATGAACATGGTGACACACAAGATACAAATGGAGGAAACCCCATGATCCCCGGTACACCCCCAGCCGCTCTCCGAGAAGATCTGTCATCTGATCCTGTTTTACAAGTCTCAACTTCTCATTCACTACAAAATAAAACTCCAGGAAGGGATCAAGGATCTCACACAGAGAAGATGAGATATCAGTGTTCAGTTTGCAGCAAAGTTTTTAACCACAAATTAAAATTTCATAAACATCAAAGATTTCACACAGGGAGGAAGAgattttcatgttcagattgcAGCAAATGTTTTAACCAGAAATCAGACTTGGCTAAACACCAGATGAGAATTCACACAGctgagaagccgttttcatgttcggaatgtgacaaatgttttaagAAAAAATCCGAAATGGATAGACACCGGAGAATTCACACAAaagggaagccattttcatgttcagaatgtggcaaatgttttaaccATAAATCAAAACTTgaaagacatcagagaactcacacaggagagaagccatactCATGCTTGGATTGTTGCAAATGTTTTAGTGACAAATCAGCATTGACTGCACACCAAAGAATtcacactggagagaagctattttcatgttcggaatgtgacaaattttttaaatacaaatCAAGGCTTCTTAGGCATCaggcacatcacacaggggagaagccgttttcatgttcagaatgtagcAAATGTTTTCACCACAAATCAGAATTGACtatacaccagagaattcacacaggggagaagccatttttgtgTTTACAATGTAACAAATGTTTTAGGCAGAAATTTGAATTGgatagacatcagagaattcacacaggagagaagccattctcatgtcaGGAGTGCAAGAAGAGTTTCACAAGGAAAGAAGGTCTTGTTGAACATCAGTACATTCACATAGGAGCAAAACCCTTCTCgtgctcagaatgtgggaaatggttTACTCAGAAATCAAAGCTTGTTACACACCAAAAAACTCACACGGGGGAGGTAACATATTCCTGCTTAGATTGTGGAAAACACTTTGCTGAGAAAGTAAGTCTTAGtagacatcagaaaattcacacaggggagaaaacaTATTCATGCTCCGAATGTGGACAACTTTTTACTAAGAAAGCAAGTCTCggtagacatcagagaactcataaAGAGGAAGTGTCCGAaacctgttcagaatgtgggaaatatttcACTGCGAAAACAAGTCTTGTTAGACAT